AGACACGCCCTAGTCGAGAAAGCCGTGCAGCAGCGCGGCCGAACCTTCGACGTGGGCGCGCATCGCCTCGGCGGCACCATCGGCGTCGCCGGCCAAAATCGCCAACACGATGGCCTCGTGTTGTTCGTCGGAGTGCGCGATGTTGCGGGGCAGCAACGGGATCTGGTCCAGCAGCGCGTTGAGCCGCATCCGGTTCTCGGCGAGCAGCGGTACCAGCGACGGCGACCCGGCCGCCTCGGCGATCGCCAAATGCAGCCGGGAGTCCAATCGCCGGTAGTCATCGTCGGGCGCCGAGTCGCGCACGTCGGCGAGCCGTGACCACAGCCGCTCGCGCTCGGCCGCGGTCAGAGTGCGCCGCGCCGCCATGTGCGCGGCGCCGACCTCGAGGATCTCGCGCAGCCGCAGCGCATCGTCGATCTCGTCGCGGGTGACGCGGCCCGTATCGCCGGTGTGCCTGGGCAGTTCGTCGGCCAGGAACGTGCCGCCGTAGCGGCCGCGCCGCGACACCAGATAACCCGCATCCGACAGCGACTTGATCGCCTCGCGGACGGTGTCGCGGCTGACCCCGAGGCGGGCGGCGAGTTCGCGCTCCGGGGGCAGACTCTGGCCCGGCGCCAGCACCCCGAGCCGGATCGTCTGCAACAGCCGGCCGACGGTGTCTTCGAACGCGTTCCCCGGCCGCACCGGGCGCAGCAGCGCCTCGGCGGCCGCCTCGGTCTGCCCTTCCAGTGGTGCGTCGGGGTCCGCGGTCATGGTCTAGAGCGGAGTGACGTAGTGCCCGCTGATGCCGCCATCGACCAGGAAGCTCGACGCGGTGATGAACGACGCGTCGTCGCTGGCCAGAAACGCCACCGCGGCCGCGAGCTCCTCGGGTTCGGCGAACCGGCCGACCG
The window above is part of the Mycolicibacterium rutilum genome. Proteins encoded here:
- a CDS encoding FadR/GntR family transcriptional regulator, with translation MTADPDAPLEGQTEAAAEALLRPVRPGNAFEDTVGRLLQTIRLGVLAPGQSLPPERELAARLGVSRDTVREAIKSLSDAGYLVSRRGRYGGTFLADELPRHTGDTGRVTRDEIDDALRLREILEVGAAHMAARRTLTAAERERLWSRLADVRDSAPDDDYRRLDSRLHLAIAEAAGSPSLVPLLAENRMRLNALLDQIPLLPRNIAHSDEQHEAIVLAILAGDADGAAEAMRAHVEGSAALLHGFLD